Proteins from a genomic interval of Flammeovirgaceae bacterium SG7u.111:
- a CDS encoding T9SS type A sorting domain-containing protein, translating into MKAKFTIVFLLAFAFFQANAANYYVAKDGSDSNDGSKAAPFLTISKAASLMVAGDTCFVKAGTYREVLSPANAGQAGSPIVFTNYADDSVVISATEVLDTWSISSGNIYQADYAMGLGRQNMIFCNGKPMDWARWPNNDDDDPYTVQGVKVESGTGSTIVGSEIPDKDWVGGYIWYLGAHSGTSWTRKITANAGNTISFTEVDISKWPFNPHNPTVLRNENRGQFFLFGAKDALDFEREWYYDEDEEMVYFQAPGNADPNGLEVEVAQRVRTMDIGNDYIVVDGINAFGGKIEIRGSNCVIRNGTFKNCLQILDELDNTDAQVGDATVLVRASNTIIEHNVIDGGSLNGVFVQGWGGVTSVTIQHNVIKNFNTVGIHSSPVRSSATNVKIHANTIMNTGRDGMYNGGTDCEISYNDISNCMLINNDGGVFYTVGNDNPKNTEIHHNWFHDSAGPDYADGRVAGIYLDNDSKGYSVHHNVVWNVTWSGLQMNWDVWDHGIYHNTFWHVEQAMGTWLKAEHEMQRDTIYNNYASIGDWAGTLIDHNVIDANDPFTDLAAQNFTPKKESSLFDTGVKIAGINDDFQGDLPDVGAYEYGLSPWKPGVDMEVGGEVIIDVETGIEDYEQAELNVLVYPNPSFGQNVRVEMKSKIALNSVEVFNGLGQRVQLVDATGIQVTIPFKVFEKPGLYFIKINSQEKSWLKKLIVN; encoded by the coding sequence ATGAAAGCTAAATTTACTATTGTATTCTTACTAGCATTTGCTTTTTTTCAGGCGAACGCAGCAAATTATTATGTGGCCAAAGATGGCTCAGATTCTAACGATGGGAGCAAAGCCGCCCCTTTTCTCACAATAAGCAAAGCCGCTTCGCTGATGGTGGCGGGAGATACTTGCTTTGTGAAAGCGGGGACTTACCGTGAGGTGCTTTCCCCAGCCAATGCAGGACAGGCTGGAAGCCCCATTGTGTTCACCAACTACGCCGATGATTCGGTGGTTATATCTGCGACAGAGGTGCTTGATACTTGGTCAATCTCATCTGGTAATATCTATCAAGCCGATTATGCCATGGGCTTGGGTAGGCAAAACATGATTTTTTGCAACGGGAAGCCGATGGACTGGGCGAGGTGGCCTAACAATGACGATGATGACCCTTATACGGTTCAAGGCGTGAAAGTAGAAAGCGGAACAGGTTCTACCATTGTAGGTTCGGAAATTCCCGACAAGGATTGGGTCGGTGGGTATATTTGGTATTTGGGTGCACATTCGGGAACTAGCTGGACTCGAAAAATTACAGCTAATGCAGGCAATACGATCAGTTTTACAGAAGTAGATATTAGTAAATGGCCGTTCAACCCACACAACCCAACCGTTTTGAGGAATGAAAACAGGGGGCAGTTTTTTCTCTTCGGGGCGAAAGATGCCTTGGACTTTGAACGTGAGTGGTATTACGACGAAGATGAAGAAATGGTCTATTTCCAAGCTCCGGGCAATGCCGACCCAAACGGCTTAGAAGTGGAAGTTGCGCAGCGTGTAAGGACAATGGACATCGGAAACGACTACATAGTAGTGGATGGGATCAACGCTTTTGGAGGGAAAATAGAAATAAGGGGGAGCAACTGTGTGATTAGAAATGGCACATTTAAAAATTGTTTGCAAATCCTAGATGAACTGGACAATACGGATGCCCAAGTCGGAGATGCCACTGTGTTGGTGCGAGCGAGTAATACCATCATAGAACATAATGTAATTGATGGAGGATCTTTGAACGGAGTATTTGTCCAAGGATGGGGCGGGGTAACTAGTGTGACGATCCAGCACAATGTCATCAAGAATTTCAACACTGTTGGGATTCATTCTTCTCCTGTTCGTTCTTCGGCTACCAATGTTAAAATCCATGCCAACACCATTATGAATACGGGACGTGATGGGATGTACAACGGAGGAACAGATTGTGAAATTTCTTACAACGATATTTCCAATTGTATGCTGATCAATAACGATGGCGGAGTTTTCTACACTGTAGGTAATGATAACCCAAAAAATACTGAAATCCATCACAACTGGTTTCATGATTCTGCTGGCCCTGACTATGCTGATGGCAGAGTCGCTGGGATTTATTTGGACAATGACAGCAAAGGCTATTCGGTGCACCACAATGTAGTTTGGAACGTAACTTGGTCGGGCTTGCAGATGAACTGGGACGTGTGGGACCATGGGATTTACCACAATACATTTTGGCACGTAGAGCAAGCAATGGGTACTTGGCTAAAAGCGGAGCATGAAATGCAACGGGATACGATTTATAACAATTATGCGAGTATTGGCGATTGGGCAGGAACGCTGATCGATCACAATGTGATTGATGCGAATGATCCTTTTACGGATTTAGCTGCGCAAAATTTCACACCTAAAAAAGAATCAAGCTTATTTGATACTGGGGTGAAGATAGCGGGCATCAACGATGATTTCCAAGGCGATTTGCCTGACGTGGGTGCATACGAGTACGGACTGAGCCCTTGGAAGCCAGGCGTGGACATGGAAGTTGGCGGCGAGGTGATAATTGATGTGGAGACGGGGATAGAAGATTATGAACAGGCAGAATTAAATGTTTTAGTATATCCGAACCCTAGTTTTGGGCAGAATGTAAGGGTTGAAATGAAAAGTAAAATCGCCCTTAATAGTGTGGAGGTTTTTAATGGATTGGGGCAACGGGTTCAACTGGTTGATGCAACGGGAATACAGGTTACCATTCCATTTAAGGTGTTCGAAAAACCGGGTCTGTACTTCATAAAAATCAATTCACAAGAAAAAAGCTGGCTGAAAAAGTTAATTGTGAACTAG
- a CDS encoding arylsulfatase, which translates to MNKNISLFLLLALSISAIQTVFAQSKKSKPNIVLVITDDQGKNDLACEGNPYIKTPNIDKFHSESIRFTNFHVSTTCAPSRGSLMTGRHTNRLNVFHTIAGRSLLFEDEVLLPQVLAQNGYTNGMFGKWHLGDNYPFRPMDRGFHEVVRHGGGGITQGPDYWGNDYFDDTYWHNGEVEEYKGFCTDVFFSEALDFIEENKDNPFFCYISTNAPHGPLNCPEEYIDMYKDDENVPAHFKRFYGMITNIDDNFKLLQDKLEKLDLIDNTILIFMTDNGTAGGHKVYDAGMSGGKGQVTEGGHRVPFYIRWPNGELTGGKDIETLAAHYDVLPTLVDLLGLKLNPIKPLDGKSWKPLLEGKKAAWENRILFMDTQRMLNLTKFKDYTVMEKEWRLVNGDELYDLTSDLKQKNNVIDQHPEIAARLAGGYERWWQSLVDEGVNERYAYIKVGTPYENPSRIACHDMLTGNLGYGWHQHGVIAAAPSAGRWKIEFVEDGQYKISMRRFPRESGLGINETFPAMAKERRIEKSAPASEKSDFAEAFLYVGRYKKTTKIEGSEDEISYTLDMAAGKYDLEAQLIDKLGRLHPAYYLYIEKL; encoded by the coding sequence ATGAATAAAAACATATCACTTTTTTTGTTGCTCGCCTTGAGCATCTCGGCAATACAAACAGTATTTGCACAAAGCAAAAAATCAAAGCCAAATATAGTGTTGGTGATTACTGATGACCAAGGGAAAAACGACTTGGCTTGCGAGGGCAATCCGTACATAAAAACGCCCAATATCGACAAGTTCCATTCGGAATCTATCAGGTTCACCAACTTCCATGTTTCTACTACTTGTGCGCCTTCTCGTGGCTCGCTGATGACGGGTAGGCACACCAACCGATTGAACGTGTTCCATACCATTGCCGGTCGCTCGCTTTTGTTCGAAGACGAAGTGTTGCTTCCGCAAGTTTTGGCTCAAAATGGTTACACCAATGGGATGTTTGGAAAATGGCATTTGGGGGACAATTACCCGTTCCGCCCAATGGACAGAGGTTTCCATGAGGTAGTTCGCCATGGCGGCGGCGGAATCACTCAAGGGCCGGATTATTGGGGCAATGATTACTTTGACGATACCTACTGGCACAATGGAGAAGTGGAAGAATACAAAGGGTTTTGTACCGATGTGTTTTTCTCGGAAGCCCTTGACTTTATAGAAGAAAACAAGGACAACCCGTTCTTTTGCTACATCTCTACCAATGCGCCGCATGGCCCGCTCAACTGCCCCGAAGAGTACATTGATATGTACAAAGACGATGAAAATGTGCCAGCGCATTTCAAGCGTTTTTATGGGATGATCACTAACATAGATGACAACTTCAAACTGTTGCAAGACAAGCTGGAAAAGTTGGATTTGATTGATAATACGATCCTTATTTTCATGACCGATAACGGGACTGCCGGAGGGCATAAAGTATATGACGCTGGTATGAGTGGAGGAAAAGGGCAAGTGACAGAAGGCGGCCACCGAGTTCCTTTTTATATCCGCTGGCCTAATGGCGAACTTACTGGGGGGAAAGACATTGAAACACTTGCTGCTCATTACGACGTGCTGCCTACGCTGGTTGACCTGCTCGGGCTCAAGCTCAATCCAATCAAACCGCTTGATGGAAAAAGCTGGAAGCCTCTTTTGGAAGGGAAAAAAGCAGCTTGGGAAAACAGGATTTTGTTCATGGACACGCAGCGTATGCTAAACCTTACCAAGTTTAAGGACTACACAGTGATGGAAAAAGAATGGCGCTTGGTAAATGGGGATGAACTGTATGATTTGACGTCCGATCTGAAGCAAAAAAATAACGTGATAGACCAACATCCTGAAATAGCGGCCCGCCTTGCAGGAGGCTACGAAAGATGGTGGCAGTCATTGGTAGACGAAGGAGTGAACGAACGCTATGCTTACATTAAAGTAGGCACGCCTTACGAAAACCCTTCCCGCATTGCTTGCCACGATATGCTTACTGGAAACCTAGGTTATGGTTGGCATCAACATGGTGTTATTGCAGCGGCTCCTTCGGCTGGTAGATGGAAGATCGAGTTTGTAGAAGATGGGCAATACAAAATAAGTATGCGCCGCTTCCCCCGCGAGTCTGGCTTGGGAATCAACGAGACTTTCCCGGCTATGGCAAAAGAAAGGAGAATTGAAAAATCTGCACCGGCAAGTGAGAAATCTGACTTTGCCGAAGCATTTCTTTACGTAGGAAGGTACAAGAAAACGACAAAGATAGAGGGGAGCGAAGATGAGATTTCCTATACACTTGATATGGCGGCGGGCAAATACGACCTTGAGGCGCAGTTGATTGACAAACTCGGAAGGCTGCATCCTGCTTATTATTTGTACATAGAGAAGCTTTAG
- a CDS encoding glycoside hydrolase gives MRTTHFILKSLITSALLASVSLAVSAQDGFPFKLPKEKPDRKMSAAMERNYDAYLAPRPEDNELYTQFKYTELKGFDYNDHDGTISRRDPSKVIFHEGKYYVWYTHRETPTPPQGADKSNDTIPSSDWDLCDIWYATSDDGFTWEEQGVAVPRPPKPEVGWRSVSTTDILEWEGKFYLYYQGFMEASGKRGDDCPVAVSYADSPDGPWIPYNKVVVENGAKGEWDQYSIHDPQPIVHNGKIYLYYKSDFDGDPRLVRMQGLAIADNPLGPFKKHPLNPVINSGHETTLFPFKEGIAALVIKDGNEHFTIQYAPDGVNFEIASIVSLMPTAAGPFMPDAFTDTKDGRGITWGISHLTNATTWKENHAILLRFDCDLSLDVDDPGMKHHNNYYKPDFYYKHGLNQKQKNRIAEENKKVKKGE, from the coding sequence ATGAGAACTACACATTTTATCTTAAAAAGCTTAATAACAAGTGCCTTGTTGGCTTCGGTCTCTTTGGCGGTATCTGCCCAGGATGGCTTTCCTTTCAAATTGCCTAAGGAGAAACCAGATAGGAAAATGAGTGCGGCCATGGAGCGAAACTACGATGCCTATCTAGCTCCTCGCCCCGAAGACAATGAGCTCTATACCCAATTCAAATATACGGAGCTGAAGGGCTTTGATTATAACGACCATGATGGCACTATTTCCCGCCGCGATCCTTCTAAGGTGATTTTTCACGAGGGAAAATACTATGTGTGGTACACGCACAGGGAAACCCCAACTCCTCCGCAAGGGGCAGACAAAAGCAATGATACCATTCCTTCTTCCGACTGGGATTTGTGCGATATCTGGTATGCAACCAGCGACGACGGTTTTACATGGGAAGAGCAGGGTGTGGCAGTTCCCCGCCCTCCAAAACCTGAAGTAGGCTGGCGCTCGGTTTCTACTACCGATATCTTGGAATGGGAAGGGAAGTTTTATTTGTATTACCAAGGCTTTATGGAAGCCAGTGGCAAGCGTGGAGATGACTGCCCCGTAGCAGTTTCGTATGCCGATTCGCCCGATGGTCCTTGGATACCTTACAATAAAGTAGTGGTGGAAAATGGAGCAAAAGGGGAGTGGGACCAATATTCCATCCACGATCCGCAGCCGATAGTGCACAATGGCAAAATCTATCTGTATTACAAATCTGATTTTGATGGCGACCCTCGCTTGGTGCGTATGCAGGGCTTGGCTATTGCCGACAATCCTTTAGGTCCTTTCAAAAAACATCCGCTCAATCCTGTGATCAACTCTGGTCATGAAACCACGCTTTTCCCCTTCAAAGAAGGGATTGCTGCTTTGGTGATAAAAGATGGAAATGAGCACTTTACCATCCAATATGCTCCTGATGGAGTCAACTTCGAAATTGCTTCTATCGTGAGTTTGATGCCGACTGCTGCTGGTCCTTTTATGCCCGATGCTTTTACCGATACAAAAGATGGGCGTGGAATCACTTGGGGGATTTCCCATCTTACCAACGCAACTACTTGGAAAGAGAATCATGCAATTTTGCTAAGGTTCGATTGCGACTTGAGCTTAGATGTGGATGACCCAGGAATGAAGCATCACAACAACTATTACAAGCCAGATTTCTATTACAAACATGGCCTGAACCAGAAGCAGAAGAACAGAATAGCTGAGGAAAATAAGAAAGTGAAGAAGGGAGAGTAG
- a CDS encoding glycoside hydrolase family protein — MKIKILTIACLKQRITFLLLLGISLAACTSQEKKEDEPPQTEAIPDFKIEFGKVAPQAVFVSDTMSIWGGSVVKGEDGLYHMLYSRWPKNIGWEWVNYSEIAHAVSESPFGPYKFVDLALPERGEEFWDGSCTHNPTVHKFNGKYYLYYMGNFGDKKIVSVPGKAKINWNHRNNQRIGVAEADSPNGPWKRFDQPVLDITHGDSLAHDALMTSNPSVCQMADGKILMVYKAVGKKFPLPSGGPVVHMVAIADSPTGPFKKYPDPVFLEEGVRFPAEDPYIWYQDGKYRAIVKYIKHEGKKRVFSLVHYDSEDGIQWDKAKHFMISDRSLTWEDGRTEKYDHLERPQVLVEDGVPIALMCAADTIDENNVRQSFNVQIPLIITKE, encoded by the coding sequence ATGAAAATCAAGATACTGACTATCGCTTGTTTAAAACAACGTATTACCTTCCTTCTTTTATTAGGAATTTCCCTGGCCGCTTGCACCTCTCAAGAAAAGAAGGAAGATGAACCCCCCCAAACTGAGGCAATCCCTGACTTTAAGATCGAATTTGGAAAAGTAGCCCCGCAAGCTGTTTTTGTGAGCGATACGATGAGCATTTGGGGCGGAAGTGTGGTGAAAGGGGAAGATGGCTTGTACCACATGCTTTATTCCCGTTGGCCTAAGAACATAGGCTGGGAGTGGGTGAATTATTCCGAGATTGCTCATGCTGTTTCCGAATCCCCTTTTGGTCCTTACAAATTTGTTGATCTAGCTTTGCCAGAGCGTGGCGAGGAGTTTTGGGACGGGTCTTGTACGCACAACCCCACTGTCCATAAGTTCAACGGGAAGTATTACCTCTACTACATGGGGAATTTTGGGGACAAAAAAATAGTGAGTGTGCCCGGAAAAGCGAAGATCAACTGGAATCACCGGAACAATCAGCGGATTGGGGTTGCCGAAGCCGACAGCCCAAATGGCCCTTGGAAACGATTTGACCAACCCGTGCTGGATATCACCCATGGCGATTCGTTGGCACATGATGCCCTTATGACCTCCAATCCTTCTGTTTGCCAAATGGCAGATGGAAAAATCCTGATGGTGTATAAGGCGGTGGGGAAAAAATTTCCCTTGCCTTCTGGCGGACCTGTTGTGCACATGGTAGCCATTGCCGATTCTCCTACAGGCCCTTTCAAAAAATATCCCGATCCGGTTTTCTTAGAAGAAGGGGTTCGCTTTCCAGCGGAAGACCCGTACATCTGGTACCAAGATGGGAAGTACCGCGCCATCGTAAAATACATTAAACACGAAGGTAAAAAACGGGTGTTTTCCTTGGTGCACTATGATTCGGAAGATGGCATTCAGTGGGACAAAGCCAAGCATTTTATGATCTCGGATCGTAGTCTTACGTGGGAAGATGGCCGAACTGAAAAATACGATCATTTGGAGCGCCCGCAAGTACTGGTAGAAGATGGCGTCCCCATTGCCTTGATGTGCGCTGCCGATACTATTGACGAAAACAATGTTCGTCAATCATTCAATGTTCAAATACCACTTATCATAACCAAAGAATAA
- a CDS encoding sulfatase — MKRFLVFVVIAFWSYISLLAQDQPNILWINGDDLGAELGCYGNKDVKTPNMDRLAKEGRRFAHAYANAPICSSSRSSMITGMYPTSINCLNHRTVDMRELPEGVQPITSYFQQAGYFCTNGKGGNLSKMGKKDFNFLGDDIFDGTDWTQRKDGQPFFAQVQIHFPHRTFARDEENPVNPDEVTFPSCYPDHPLLRADWAMYLESVQHCDKVVGMVLDKLEKEGLLENTIIFMFGDHGRPHLRDKQFLYEGGLRIPLIIRYPKSIEAGKVDEQLVSLVDVAATSLSLANIPVPSHLHGNVFMGEEAKEREYVFGFRQRAGDAVDDIRSITDGQYKLIWNRMPQNPWMQLSGYKKSQYPAFALYHHLYKEGKLGAPYNQIMAAVRPEIELYDLGKDPDEFDNLAGKAEYKKIQKKLFSTLKKKLKIYEKGMVPESPETIEKAQSSSRKYFENNMKRKGLSGASSDEEIVEYWEKILGVEQ, encoded by the coding sequence ATGAAAAGATTTTTAGTGTTTGTTGTAATTGCCTTTTGGTCTTACATTTCCCTATTGGCGCAAGACCAGCCTAATATCCTTTGGATAAATGGTGATGATTTGGGAGCGGAGCTAGGTTGCTATGGGAATAAAGACGTGAAAACGCCTAACATGGACAGGTTGGCAAAGGAAGGAAGACGATTTGCCCATGCATATGCCAATGCGCCTATTTGTTCTTCCAGCCGGTCGTCTATGATTACGGGAATGTATCCTACAAGTATCAATTGCCTCAACCACCGAACGGTGGACATGAGGGAACTGCCCGAAGGTGTGCAGCCCATTACCAGTTACTTCCAGCAGGCGGGCTATTTTTGCACCAATGGGAAAGGGGGAAACCTTTCTAAAATGGGCAAGAAGGATTTTAACTTTTTGGGAGACGATATTTTTGACGGGACAGATTGGACGCAACGTAAGGATGGCCAGCCATTTTTTGCCCAAGTTCAAATCCATTTTCCTCACCGCACTTTTGCGAGAGATGAGGAAAATCCCGTGAACCCAGACGAGGTAACGTTTCCTAGTTGTTATCCAGATCATCCGCTGCTCCGAGCAGATTGGGCGATGTACCTAGAAAGTGTACAGCACTGCGACAAGGTGGTAGGGATGGTTTTGGATAAGTTGGAAAAAGAGGGTTTGCTGGAGAATACCATCATATTTATGTTTGGTGACCATGGTCGCCCTCACCTTCGGGATAAGCAATTTTTGTACGAAGGAGGGTTGAGAATCCCTCTCATTATTCGCTATCCAAAAAGCATAGAAGCGGGAAAAGTAGACGAGCAATTGGTAAGCTTGGTAGATGTAGCGGCAACTTCGTTGAGCTTGGCGAACATTCCTGTGCCTAGCCATTTACATGGAAATGTTTTCATGGGAGAAGAGGCAAAAGAGCGGGAGTATGTCTTCGGCTTTCGCCAACGGGCTGGCGATGCGGTGGACGATATCCGAAGCATTACCGATGGGCAGTATAAATTGATTTGGAACAGGATGCCGCAAAATCCTTGGATGCAGTTGAGCGGATATAAAAAATCGCAATATCCTGCTTTTGCCTTGTACCACCATTTGTATAAGGAAGGGAAGTTGGGCGCTCCATACAACCAGATAATGGCTGCTGTTCGACCAGAAATTGAGCTTTATGATCTCGGGAAAGATCCTGATGAGTTCGATAACTTGGCAGGGAAAGCCGAGTACAAGAAAATCCAAAAAAAGCTTTTTTCTACTTTAAAAAAGAAGTTGAAAATCTATGAAAAGGGAATGGTGCCTGAGTCGCCCGAAACTATAGAAAAAGCACAAAGCTCTTCTCGTAAATATTTTGAGAACAATATGAAGAGGAAGGGGCTGAGTGGAGCTTCGTCGGACGAGGAGATTGTCGAGTATTGGGAGAAGATATTGGGGGTTGAGCAATGA
- a CDS encoding alpha-L-fucosidase — protein sequence MFFKFKIATLLAAFIFCFVAANAQEEYKAEWESLNTHKAAPEWFADAKLGVYFHWGVYSVPAWGSEWYPRWMYVPDRVGWGSEIYAYHKKTYGDDVHYHDFIPQWKGEKFSAKEWVDMFENMGAKFIGSIAEHHDGFSLWESKANEWNSVAMGPGIDVVKAIGEETKKRDLKYMTTFHHGFNMMFYPKPENSYLRPVTKYQYVQDSCEVPQDEKYRKLYGNMDYDEANDLWLAKLNEVIDAYCPDYIWMDFGQRFVKESHRQQFLANYFNKAAELNKEVVVNTKGTFFPTDLAVVNVERATMEDITADVWITDFILGSSWCYNQAKRTAIDPHKAIRMLAEVVSKNGVMLLSAGPMADGTIPEEQVKAMEGIGAWMQLYGEAIYSTRPFVAFGEGTTKLVRDPADAWNEYGAIKKGLDKLNAADVRFTQNGKTVYAIQLGWPGESKETMLSTFAGKAKDLKVKSVTVLGSKERVKWKKTAEGLKVTSPKNKPAEADAALVYKITLR from the coding sequence ATGTTTTTTAAATTCAAAATAGCAACCTTGCTAGCAGCTTTTATTTTTTGCTTTGTAGCTGCGAATGCGCAAGAAGAATACAAGGCAGAGTGGGAGTCGTTGAACACCCACAAAGCTGCCCCCGAATGGTTTGCCGATGCTAAACTTGGTGTGTATTTCCACTGGGGCGTGTATTCGGTGCCAGCTTGGGGAAGCGAGTGGTACCCAAGGTGGATGTACGTGCCCGATAGGGTTGGCTGGGGTTCCGAAATTTACGCATACCATAAGAAGACCTACGGAGATGATGTCCATTACCACGATTTCATTCCCCAGTGGAAAGGGGAGAAATTCTCTGCCAAAGAATGGGTAGATATGTTTGAAAACATGGGGGCAAAATTCATTGGCTCGATAGCCGAACACCACGATGGTTTTTCGCTTTGGGAAAGCAAAGCGAATGAATGGAACTCTGTAGCTATGGGACCGGGCATCGATGTGGTAAAAGCCATTGGCGAAGAGACCAAGAAAAGAGACCTGAAGTACATGACTACTTTTCACCACGGGTTCAATATGATGTTTTACCCAAAGCCTGAAAACTCGTATTTGCGACCAGTTACCAAATATCAGTACGTGCAGGATTCTTGCGAAGTGCCGCAAGACGAGAAGTACCGAAAGTTGTATGGGAATATGGATTATGACGAGGCGAACGATCTTTGGCTAGCAAAACTGAACGAAGTGATCGATGCATATTGCCCCGATTATATCTGGATGGACTTCGGGCAGCGCTTCGTGAAAGAATCGCATAGGCAACAGTTTTTGGCTAATTATTTCAATAAGGCTGCCGAGCTGAACAAAGAGGTGGTGGTAAATACGAAAGGTACATTTTTCCCTACCGACTTGGCAGTGGTGAATGTGGAGCGGGCGACTATGGAGGATATTACGGCGGATGTTTGGATCACGGATTTTATCTTAGGAAGCTCTTGGTGCTACAACCAAGCGAAGCGAACCGCAATTGACCCACACAAGGCGATACGTATGCTTGCCGAAGTAGTGAGTAAAAACGGCGTAATGCTGCTTTCGGCAGGACCTATGGCCGATGGGACTATTCCCGAAGAACAAGTAAAAGCAATGGAAGGGATAGGTGCGTGGATGCAGCTCTACGGCGAGGCGATCTACAGCACCCGTCCGTTTGTCGCTTTTGGCGAAGGCACTACAAAGCTTGTTCGCGACCCAGCCGATGCATGGAACGAATATGGAGCGATAAAGAAAGGGTTAGACAAGTTGAACGCAGCTGATGTCCGTTTTACCCAAAATGGCAAAACGGTGTATGCTATCCAACTCGGCTGGCCTGGGGAAAGCAAAGAGACAATGCTTAGCACTTTTGCAGGAAAGGCAAAAGATCTGAAAGTGAAATCTGTAACTGTACTGGGCAGCAAGGAAAGAGTGAAGTGGAAAAAAACAGCAGAAGGTTTGAAAGTGACTTCGCCTAAGAATAAGCCTGCCGAAGCAGATGCAGCTTTGGTCTATAAAATCACCTTAAGATAG
- a CDS encoding sulfatase-like hydrolase/transferase yields the protein MKISTFIKISCSALLLFIVSCKSNETKKESVAKAESSRPNILLILCDDLGYSDVGFNGAKDIKTPELDRLASSGTIFSAGYVSHPFCGPSRAALMTGRYPHTISSQFNLPPNSETIGEGIPLEEPFISKVLQESGYRTGAVGKWHLGAVPKYHPNSRGFDDFYGFLGGGHKYFPEEYFAKYEKQKAAGSKVIFEYLLPLEHNGKEVRETEYLTDALSHEAVRFVKESAQDDQPFFLYLAYNAPHVPLEAKQEDLEKYSHIEDEKRRTYAAMVHAVDRGVGEVVESLKATGQYENTLIVFLSDNGGKLDYGGATNYPLKEGKGSAYEGGYRVPMFFHWPENVPAGQRFDHPVSAIDFYPTFAGLAGAAIPEGKILDGNDIWDDFQAGNAPHKGEMIYVLRHRTGYSDVGIRRDQWKALRVNQETWKLINIEEDISEEHDLSAEHPEILKELVDEGEKWSKTHMQPRWFHDEQTGIDWREADMPRFDETFKLEE from the coding sequence ATGAAAATTTCTACTTTTATAAAAATCTCTTGCTCCGCTCTTCTGCTTTTCATTGTAAGTTGCAAATCCAATGAAACCAAAAAAGAGAGCGTAGCCAAAGCCGAGTCGAGCCGCCCAAATATCCTTCTGATTCTTTGCGATGATTTGGGCTATTCGGATGTGGGATTTAACGGGGCTAAAGATATAAAAACTCCTGAGCTTGATCGCCTTGCTAGTAGCGGGACTATTTTTTCCGCTGGCTATGTGAGCCACCCTTTTTGCGGGCCTAGCCGTGCCGCTCTTATGACCGGTCGTTACCCTCATACCATCAGCTCGCAGTTTAATTTGCCGCCCAATAGTGAAACCATAGGAGAGGGCATTCCTTTAGAAGAACCTTTTATAAGTAAAGTATTGCAGGAGTCAGGGTACCGTACGGGAGCTGTAGGGAAATGGCATTTGGGTGCTGTTCCTAAATATCATCCCAACAGTAGGGGTTTTGATGACTTTTACGGTTTTCTTGGTGGAGGTCATAAATATTTTCCCGAAGAGTATTTTGCTAAATATGAGAAGCAAAAAGCAGCAGGCAGTAAAGTGATATTTGAATACCTTTTGCCATTGGAACACAATGGTAAAGAAGTGCGAGAAACCGAATACCTGACAGATGCCTTGTCTCACGAAGCTGTTCGTTTTGTGAAAGAATCTGCTCAAGACGATCAACCATTTTTTCTTTATCTAGCCTATAATGCTCCACATGTTCCCTTGGAAGCTAAACAAGAAGATTTAGAAAAATACAGCCATATAGAGGATGAAAAACGAAGAACCTATGCCGCTATGGTTCATGCAGTTGACCGTGGGGTAGGTGAGGTAGTGGAAAGCCTGAAAGCTACAGGGCAGTATGAGAATACATTGATTGTTTTCTTGAGTGACAACGGTGGTAAATTAGACTACGGTGGAGCAACAAATTATCCGTTGAAAGAAGGGAAAGGAAGCGCTTACGAGGGCGGGTATCGTGTTCCTATGTTTTTCCATTGGCCTGAAAATGTCCCAGCGGGTCAGCGTTTCGATCACCCAGTTTCGGCAATCGACTTCTATCCAACCTTTGCAGGTTTGGCTGGTGCGGCTATTCCAGAAGGGAAAATATTGGATGGCAACGATATTTGGGATGATTTTCAGGCGGGGAACGCTCCCCACAAAGGAGAGATGATTTATGTGTTGAGGCACAGGACGGGATATAGCGATGTAGGGATTCGTCGGGATCAGTGGAAAGCCTTGAGGGTTAACCAAGAGACTTGGAAACTCATAAACATAGAAGAGGATATCAGTGAAGAACACGATTTGAGTGCTGAACATCCTGAAATATTGAAAGAACTTGTTGATGAAGGAGAAAAATGGAGCAAGACACATATGCAACCACGCTGGTTTCACGATGAACAAACGGGCATTGACTGGAGAGAAGCCGATATGCCAAGGTTTGATGAGACCTTCAAGCTAGAAGAGTAA